The DNA window CTTGAGGTAATTTAAAGGAGTGTAGGTACCTTGATAGTTGGATTTGAACCTGTCCTTACATCCCAAAGTATGAGACATGAATCATCACCCACACTACAGAACTCTTGTCCACTTTagtacatacaaaaaaaaaaaattacttaaaaaatatcataaactgCATATAGATTGAAATATCAAGCCTAAAGATCAATTTACAAATGTAATTTCTCTACCTTGAAGGGCAAAATTGTACATCCTCAACTGTATCTTGATGTCCTAGATAGGTACCTCGAGGATGAAGAGTAGTAATACTTTCAACAGAACTCCCACCAGCCTTGGAGTTTTTTATGGTTCTACCACCACCAGATGGTGTCTCTAAGGCCAATGTGGAGATATGATCTTCAATATTCCATAGAACCACCAAGTTGTCCTtacctaatataaaaaaattgtatttattaaatataagaaaaataatttgtactaaaaatatttcaaaggtATAATGAGTTTCCAACCTCCAGAAAGCACAAAAGGTTCAGTTTGGCCCATGGCAAGAGCAAATTCTGCATTTTCTTTATGCCCAATAAGTACCTGCATGTTAAGTAATGATTCTTTTATGCATTAGAACTCTATTATAAACTACAACTCAAAATAAATAGCATTCAAAGATGTTtcttaatatatgaaataattaagttaaaatctGCAAATTTAAGTGTATAAGATATAACTGTATATATTTGTAGAAATGATTGTATCATGACAACATTTTATTGTGCAACATCACGTACCAAATCTGGACAAGAATTTCGGGCTCCATACACAGCTTGTCGATTAGGCTGGCTCTCAACATTCCAAATTAGAACCTGAACAGGACTGAATGCTTTAGATTGAGATAGAAAAAACTTAATGGATCTTAAGTGtctaattataattcaaatatagaAGAACGCAACAAGATGCATACATTTGGACCGTCAGTGTGAGTGGCCACAATATTTCTATTTTGAGGAAGTTCTTTGATTCGATTCACCTGTGATGATTCCATATACAATCAAGATTTGTGTTTACAGAATGAAGatgaaatgatatataatattatggaTAATAGCGGCCTGGAATCTTTACAACACATATATACACTAGTGATCATATTTATAGAACAATCTATAAAACTGAAAGACTATAATGTCAATCTAGAATAATTAATGCATATTGCAGATAAGGCTTACAAGATGTCAAGAATATCGGGcctctaaataataatttcaaattaacatgtttaattttaGAACATCCCTATATtctaattatgaaaaaaatatataaaacaactaaaataattaatacctCTCCAGGGtgaattattgttttgaatttctTCACAAATGGAGAACTAGACTTTTCATTGAACAGCAAAGATCATGCAACCAAAACATACATTAATCCATTGGTAGAAcattgaaaaagagaatgaattattatttttacaatgtTAGGATTGATACACTTACCAGTGTGATatgttgataagggtggtcacgagggttgaggttaaagaagctctgtttagtattgatgggaataaaagcctaggtcctgatgggtttaatgcacagttcttcaaagacaattggtcggttgtgggtaaagacgttactgatggggttctggagtttttcaagaacaggaagatgttaaagcaatggaatacagcggtcttaaccttgatccccaaaactgcggtactcgagaaagtacaagattttagaccaattttctgctgcaatgtgatttataaaataatttcaaaaatcatttctaaacgatttaaaaatgtcataggaaaaattataaatcttaatcaatctgcattcatcccaaGTAGGACattctctcataatattcttctcatgtagagccttttaaaaggctacgggaataagaaaatatccccgagagtggctttcaaaatagatatcaaaaAAGCTTTCGACTatgttagatgggaagtcattcgagactttctagTTGTTTCTACTTTTCccatgatttttattgattggattatgcagtgcgtttcatTATCCTTCTTTGTTGTTAGTGTCAATagagtccacggaggctatttcaagggtgaaaacggggtaaggcaaggggaccccctctcttttTACCTTTTCGTAgatatcatggcgatctttgagagcatcttcgcgatgttccgaaagaatcgtccatacatctttcacccattctgtgaggtagaggaggtaacccatttatgctttattgacgatttgttcattctagcgcacgtagacattgattccattaaaactattagggttgtactaacgttcttttctgaggttacaggtttaactattaatgaaagcaaaagtgtggcattttatcgAGGCGTAaatgacgaaacaaagcaggacatcttcaacatcatggacATCAAGGATGgaagttttcccgtaaggtacataggaattccgttaaccgcgaagcagatcgagatctcacactacaagctgctgattgaaaaggtaaaaaacacgatatctgactgggcagcgaaaaaactttcttatacAGGGaagatcgaacttatcaaaacaatggtcatgggcatagttggctactaggcgcaacaaatggtcattctgaagaaggtaatgaaggagctcgatacactgatgaggaactttatctggggcagtagcggaagaggaggaaaaaaagtcaaatggaccgctctctgcaaaccgaaggacgagggaggcatcggattgaagaactgtatcgagtggaacaaagctctcaccttcaagcata is part of the Impatiens glandulifera chromosome 1, dImpGla2.1, whole genome shotgun sequence genome and encodes:
- the LOC124930878 gene encoding WD-40 repeat-containing protein MSI4-like, with the protein product SLLFNEKSSSPFVKKFKTIIHPGEVNRIKELPQNRNIVATHTDGPNVLIWNVESQPNRQAVYGARNSCPDLVLIGHKENAEFALAMGQTEPFVLSGGKDNLVVLWNIEDHISTLALETPSGGGRTIKNSKAGGSSVESITTLHPRGTYLGHQDTVEDVQFCPSSGQEFCSVGDDSCLILWDVRTGSNPTIKVEKAHDADIHCVDWNSHDLNLILTGSADNTVMMYDRRKLTSGLPVHVFEGHNAAVLCVQWSPDKASVFGSSSEDGTLNLWDHEKMGGMQELGGSSDSSPGLLFNHCGHRGKVVDFHWSSFDPWTIVSVSDDGDSIGGGGTMQIWRIIDMIYRPREEVLAELENYK